The DNA region ACGAATTGTTGAACAATAAGGGACGGCGGACGGCGACGAGCGGCACCCGGCAGATCGTTCAACAATAGAATTGTCGAACAAGGGGATTGTTCACTTGTCGGACGACGGGCCGGCCAGGTGCAGCCGGGCGAACAGCAGCGACTCCGCCAGGTCCTTGGTTCGCTCGGCGGAACCGCGGGCGCGTCGGGTCGAGATCTCCAAGATCACTTGGCCCTGGAATCCGCGTTCGGCCAGCGACTCGCAGAGGTGGGCGCACGGCTGGTCGCCGCGGCCGGGCACCAGGTGTTCGTCCTTGGACAGGCCACTGCCATCGGCCAGGTGCACGTGGGTGAGCCCGGCCCCCATCCGCTCGGCCAACTCCATCGCGTCGACGTGGGCGGCCGACGTGTGGGACAGGTCCAGGGTGTAGTGCCGGTGGCCGCCGTCGGTCGGGTCGATCGACGGCTTGAATGCCGACATCGCCATCGACCGGCCGCCCACACCACGCCTGACCGGGAACATGTTCTCCACCGCCACCGCGACCCCGCTGCGGTCCTCCAGCTCGGCCACGAGGTCGGGGAAGCAGTCGGCGTAGCGGCGCTGCCAGCGGAACGGCGGGTGGACCACAACGGTCCGCGCGTCGAGGTCCTGCGCGGCCTCGACCGCGCGGCGCAGCCGTTGTTCCGGGTCGGGGGACCAGATCCGCTGGGTGATCAGCAGGCAGGGCGCGTGCACGGCCATGACCGGCACCCCGGCGCGCGCCGACCGGCGGCGCAGGGCGGCGACGTCCTGGCTGAGCGGGTCGGCCCAGACCATCACCTCGACGCCGTCGAAGCCCAGGTCGGCGGCCATGGTGAAGGCGGTCGAGGCGGTCTGCGGCCACACCGAGGCCGTCGACAGCCCGACGGGGATCCTGGTCACCGACCGAGGAGCAGCAGCACCGCGGGCGACACCGTCACCACCAGGCCGACCAGCACGGCCAGCACGGTGGTCTGCAGGTCCTCGGCCCGGCGGATCTTGCGGACGATCAGCACCAAGCCGACGATCACCACGACCGCGGCGATCAGCGCCGCCGCGGGCAGGAAGCCCCACAGCCAGTTGAACCCGAGCCAGACCGCGGCACCACCGACCACGCCGAGCGCGAGCTGCCCGGCCATGATCGCCCACTCGCGACCCGCCGAGACCGGCTCGGCGTCGTCGGCGTCCTCGTCAAGGTCGTCCAGGTCGCGGTCGTCGAGGTCGTCGTCGAGGTCGTCGAGGTCCCGTGGACCCCGGCGGTCGTCGTCGAGGTCGTCGTCGAACCCGTCGCGGTCGTCCAGATCCCGCGCGCCGCGGTCGCGGCGGCCGGAGCCGAGGTCGTCGTGGGCCTGGTAGCCGGTGAATCGGCTCGCGGCGCGGTCGTCGAAGGTCTCGACCTCGTCGAGGAACTCCGGCCGGGGGCCCCGCTGGTCGATCGCGGTCTCGGCCGCGTCGCCGGGGAACTCGCGCGGCGGGCGGGCGGGTGCGGGCGGGAACGTCGGCAGCTGGCCGGTCGGCTGCGGCTTGGGCAGCGCCTGCGACGGCTGCGGCTTCGGCAGCTGTTGCGACGGCTGTGGCTTGGACAGCTGTTGCGACGGCTGCGGGACCGGCAGCTGCTGGGACGGCTGCGGCACCGGCATGGGCTGCGACGGCTGCGGCTTGGACAGCTGCTGCGACGGCTGGGCCGTTGGCAGCGAGCCCGTCGGCTGGACCGGCGGCTTCGGGAGCTGCTGGGAGGGCTGCGGGGTGGCCCGCTGACCCGGCGCCGGGGGCCTGGGCGTGGTGCCCGGGGCGCGGCGCGGCAGCAGCGGCGACCGGCGCGCGCCGCCGAGGCCCGCGGGCGGCTCAGCCGGGTCGGGCGCCTCGGCGGGCACCCGGGGAATCTGTTCGGTGTGGCCTTCGCCGGGCATGGGACGTGAGACCGGGCGCGACAGGCGCCCCGAGTCCTGCACACCACGTGGCGGGTCGACCCTCGGCGGCTCGACGACCCGGGCCTCGACGCGCGGCGGCTCCACCCGAGGCGGCTCCACCCTGGGCTGCTCACCCCTGGGCGGCGCGGGGCGGTGCGGGACGGGCGGCGGCTCCAGGCCGGGCGGGCGGCCGAGCAGCTCCGGCGGCGGGGTCGGCGCGGGCTGGCGGCGCTGCGGGGCGGGCTTGGGTGGCTGGGGCGTGCGGCCCTGCCGGTGCGAGACGCGCTCGTGCGGCCCCTGGTCCTCGGTGATCGGCAGCATCTTGCCGCTGTCGGACATGACCCGCTCGATGATCGCCTGGGGTGCCG from Alloactinosynnema sp. L-07 includes:
- a CDS encoding sugar phosphate isomerase/epimerase, giving the protein MTRIPVGLSTASVWPQTASTAFTMAADLGFDGVEVMVWADPLSQDVAALRRRSARAGVPVMAVHAPCLLITQRIWSPDPEQRLRRAVEAAQDLDARTVVVHPPFRWQRRYADCFPDLVAELEDRSGVAVAVENMFPVRRGVGGRSMAMSAFKPSIDPTDGGHRHYTLDLSHTSAAHVDAMELAERMGAGLTHVHLADGSGLSKDEHLVPGRGDQPCAHLCESLAERGFQGQVILEISTRRARGSAERTKDLAESLLFARLHLAGPSSDK